CAAATTCAAGCCAAGGAAGAAGTAATAAAAATTGGTGAGAACTTGGATTTCGACAAGATGGGAAAAATTGATGAACCCAATCAAATGACCAAGCTTTGGAATGATTTTAAATCGGTGGACATGCCATTTATTACTTTCAGTTTCTTATTCTATTTCTTGGCGGGATATTTAATGTATAGTGCTTTGTTTGCAGCTATTGGTGCAGCGGTAGATAGTGAGGCAGAAACTAATCAGTTTATGCTACCCATCACCATCCCTCTTATTTTTTCATTTGGAATTGCACAAACGGTGATGCAAGATCCAAACGGCTCTTTAGCAGTTTGGTTTTCTATGATTCCGCTTACGTCTCCCGTTGTAATGATGGTGCGATTGCCGTTCAATTGTGTATCTGGAACCGAGTTGGCAATATCAATGGCATTATTGGTTCTTGGATTTGTTTTTACCACCTGGTTAGCCGGTCGTATTTACCGCACCGGAATTTTGATGTATGGAAAAAAAGTGACCTGGAAAGAGCTTGGAAAGTGGCTGTTTTATAAAGGCTAAAAACATTTTTATTTTTCCATAATTTTCATATCTTGTAGCTTTAAATGCTTATTTATATGAAGATTGCTGTCATTGATTTAGGAACCAACACCTTTAATTTACTCATTGTAAATGTTAATGCCGATCATTCCTATTCAACCATCTTTCAAACAAAAATATCCGTAAAACTTGCCGAAGGAGGAATCAATAAAGGATACATTGCGGATGTTCCCTTTCAACGCGGACAGGATGCTTTTAAAACACATTTCGAAACAACTCAACAGTACAAAGCGGATAAAATTTATGCTTTTGCAACTTCTGCAATTAGAGGCGCCTCAAATGGTGATGCATTTGTACAAAAAATAAAACAAGAAACTGGAATCGATATTCAAGTGATTTCCGGAGATCGCGAAGCAGAACTTATTTATTACGGGGTGCGCTCTGCAGTCAAAATGACGAATGAAGCGGTTTTGATTATTGATATTGGAGGTGGAAGCACTGAATTTATTATTGCGAATAAGGAACAAGTTTTTTGGAAGCAAAGCTTCTTATTAGGAGCTGCTCGTTTGTTGGAATTGTTTCCCCCATCCGATCCAATTACCGATAAAGAGATTGCTGTTTTTGTTGATCATTTAACGAAAGAGCTGCAGCCTTTGTATGAGGCGATAAAAAAGTATCCTGTAAAAGAGCTCTTAGGGTCATCCGGTTCCTTTGATTCATTGGCTGAAATGATTGCGCATCGTTTTTATACACCGGGCGTATTGGCAAATAAAACAGAATTTACCTTTAATTTGGAGGAATGTGAATTGATTTACAATGATATTTTAAAGTCGACCAATGCACAGCGTTTACAAATGAAAGGTTTGGTTGCAATGCGGGTGGATATGATTGTAGTTTCGAGTATCATTGTTAATTTTGTAATCCGGTCTTTTGAAATAGAAAAAATGCGATTGTCCACATATTCGCTTAAAGAAGGTGTGATTCATGAAGTGTTGAATGGAAAATTATAATTTATAATTAGTAAAAAAAATGGCAAAAATATTAATCATTGACGATGAAAAAAGTATCCGCAAAACTTTGCGTGAAATTTTAGAGTATGAAAAATATCAGGTAGATGAAGCACCTGACGGAGCAGAGGGAATTGCAATGGTACAAAAGGAGAAGTATGACATTGTTCTTTGTGATATTAAAATGCCGAAGATGGATGGGATTGAAGTGTTGGATAAAATCATGCAGTTGTCGGCTGATATTCCGGTAGTGATGATTTCAGGACATGGAAACATCGAAACTGCTGTGGAAGCAGTTAAAAAGGGTGCATTTGATTTCATTGCAAAACCTTTGGATTTGAATCGTTTGTTAGTAACGATTCGCAACGCCATGGATAAATCAACATTGGTAACGGAGACGAAAGTGTTGAAGAAAAAAGTGAGTAAAACATTTGATATGGTGGGTGAGTCGAAAGCCATTCAACAGATTCAGGAAATGATTGAACGTGTTGCACCAACCGATGCACGTGTTTTAGTAACCGGTGGAAATGGAAGCGGGAAAGAATTAGTTGCTCGATGGTTGCATGAAAAAAGTAATCGTGCGAATGCTCCGTTGATTGAAGTGAACTGTGCTGCCATTCCAAGTGAGTTAATCGAAAGTGAATTGTTTGGTCACGAAAAAGGTGCATTTACCTCGGCTATAAGTCAGCGTAAAGGAAAGTTTGAGCAAGCTGAAGGCGGAACGTTGTTTATGGATGAGATTGGAGATATGAGTTTGTCGGCTCAGGCAAAAGTATTGCGTGCTTTGCAAGAAAACAAAATTACGCGTGTAGGAGGAGAGAAGGAAATTAAGGTAAATGTGAGAGTTGTTGCAGCTACCAACAAAGATTTACAGAAAGAAATTGCTGCCGGAAATTTCCGGGAAGATTTATATCATCGTTTGAGTGTTATTTTGATTCATGTACCTTCTTTGAACGAACGCAAAGAGGATATTCCATTATTAGCAGAACACTTCTTAAAAATGATTTGTGAAGATCATGGTATGCCGAGCAAGAGTTTTACAAAAGATGCGATTAAAGAGTTGCAAAAAATTAATTGGACAGGTAATATACGTGAATTCAGAAACGTGGTAGAACGCTTGATTATATTATGTGATAAAACAATTACGGACAAAGATGTAATTGCGTATGCACGTCCGTTAAAAGGATAGTTGTTTATCTCAATTTCAAAACGTATACATTCGGGAACATTTTGCCGGTGATGAACATTCTTTTGGTGGTTGCATCGTACGCAATTCCGTTTAATACATCTGCTTCCGGATTTAATCTACGTGCTTCGTCTGTTAGTTGAGCACAATCCATCACTCCAACCACTTTTCCGGTTTTTACATCGATTTTTACGATATAATTTTTCATCCAAATATTTGCATAAATATAACCATCAACATACTCTAATTCATTGATATTGTCTTCGGCATATCCTGCATTGGTGACATTAATTGTTTTTGTGGGTTGTAAGGTATTGGGGTCGATATATGTTAAAATGTTCGTGCCATCGCTCATGATTATTGAAGTTCCGTCTGTCGTCATTCCCCAGCCTTCTTTGTTCTTATAAGTAAATCTGCTGAGTTGTTTATAGGTTTTTGCATCGTATACAAAGCCAATTTGATCTTTATATGTCAATTGATAGATTTTATCATTTAAAATGACAATTCCTTCCCCAAAATAGGTTCTGCCCAAATCAATTTTAGCATCAATTTTTCCTTTTACGGTATCTAAAATACCGACTACTGTTTTTATCTGAGGCAGATTTTCGGGAGCACCGGTACTTTCAAACAATTGGTTGTTGTGAAACAACAGACCTTCCGTGTAGGCACTCAGGTCGTGCGGTAGCTTGCCAATAACATCATAATTGATGCTGCCAACCAGTTCTTCTGTTTTTTGAGGAATCGTTTCTGTTTCAATCGGTTTAGGATCAGAAGAACACGCTTGTATAAATAGAACAAAGACAAATAGATAGAATACGTTTTTCATGAAGCTTATAATGTTTTATTAAGTAAGGTTCCGCTATTGATTAATTTTTCTAAATGAGGTTCGTAAACAACTTGTTTTAATAAGTTAATATGGCCCATGTGATGGCAATCTGTGCCGACAAATGAAATCATGTTTTTGTCAATCATTTGTTCTGCAACTATTTTAGTTCCTAAGGAATAATATCCGGTAAGGGAATTAATATTCATTTGAAGTAAAACTCCTTTATCAATAAATGCTTCGTATTTATCAAACTCCTTGTGCCAGAAATTATAGCGTTCGGGATGTGCAAGCACTGGTTTGTAGCCTTGTAGTTGCATTTTAAAAATAAGATGAAATAAATTGTCAGGAGGGTTCATGTATGAAATCTCGAACAATAAATGTTTATTTCCAAAAGTTAAAAGTGGACCATCATCCAGTTTTTTTTCTAAATCGTAATCGAGGTAGTATTCCGAAACGGCATCAAATTCAATGTTGATTTCAGCTTTTGTTAATTCTTGTTTCACTTGATCTCTGCCAGATAAAATGATTTCAGAAGTGTTGCGATAATAATCGCTCATTGTATGTGGGGAAGTAATAATTTTTTTATAACCAAGTTGTTGCATTTCAGCAATCATCTGAAGGCTATCGTTCATGGTTTTAGCACCGTCATCAATTCCTGGAATAAAATGGGAGTGGATATCAGTACCCAATACGGATAAATCTACAGGAGTAGAAAGTCGTTTTGGTTTTTTACGAAATATGTTAAAGAGTCCCATTACAAATAACGAATTATTACAAATTGTATGAATGTCTTTGCCAATTCATTTTTTTTTAATCAGCCTGCTTTGCTTTAAACCAAGCGAGTGTGTATTTTAATCCTTCTTCAATTTTTACTTTTGGTTGATAGTGCAATGCATTTTGTGCTTTGGTAATATCCGCTAAAGAATCTCTAACATCACCAGGACGATCAGCTCTATAGGTTTGTTGAATGGTAGTGCCAATTAATTTCTTCAAAATGTCAATTAATTGATTCAATGATACGCGTTCGCCAACAGCAATGTTAAATACGGTACCATCAGTTTTTACATTTTGTTCCAGCATTGCTTTGATGTTTGCTTGAACAGCATTGGAAACAAAAGTAAAATCTCGGGTTTGTTCTCCATCTCCGTTTATTGCAGGAGGAGTGTTATTCAGTAATGCATTAATAAATAAAGGAATGGCCGCAGCATATTCGCCCTGTGGATTTTGTCGTGGCCCAAAAATGTTAAAGTACCGCAAACCAATAATTTCCATGTTGTAGGTTTTTGCGAAAATTTCACCATACAATTCATTGGTCATTTTTGAAACAGCATACGGAGACAATTGTTTTCCAATTTGATTCTCCACTTTTGGAAGAATTTTGCTGTCGCCATAAACAGACGAAGAGCTGGCATAAACCACTCGTTTTACTTTTGCATCGCGAGCAGCAATTAAAATGTTAATAAAGCCTGTCGCATTTACATTGTGTGTTGCAATTGGATTTTTTATGGAGCGAGGCACGGAACCCAATGCTGCTTCATGAAAAACATAATCAATACCGATGCATGCTTTGTGACAATCCTCCAGATTACAAATATCTCCATTAATAAATTGGAAATTAGGTAGTGATAGGTAGGGTTTTATGTTTTCTTCAAAGCCGGTAGCTAAATTATCTAATACAACAACTTTCATGGCATTGTATTTTAAGAGATATTCAACGAGATTTGAGCCAATAAATCCGGCACCCCCGGTAACTAAAAAGGCTTTGTTTGATAAATCTATTGTGTGGAAGGGAGCAGTGTACATATATGAACTAGCGTTTAGTATATTGTTGTTCATAATACTTTTTATAATCTCCCGATGTTACATTGTTTAACCATTCTTCATTTGAAAGGTACCAATCAACTGTTTTTTCTAATCCTTCTTCAAATTGCAGGGATGGAACCCAGCCTAATTCTTTTTGAAGTTTAGTGGAATCAATCGCATAGCGTAAATCATGTCCAGCTCTGTCTTTTACAAAGGTGATGAGCTTTGCTGATTCTCCTTCAACACGATTTAGTTTTTTATCCATGATTTTGCATAACAAATGAATGAGGTCAATGTTTGTCCATTCATTATGTCCACCTATATTATAAGTAGTTCCGGTTTTAGCAGTATGGTAAATTACATCAATTGCTCTGGCATGATCTTCTACCCAAAGCCAATCGCGGATGTTTTCACCTTTCCCATAAATTGGAATGGACTTATTGTTTTTGATGTTGTGAATGGATAATGGAATTAATTTTTCTGGAAAGTGGTGACTGCCATAATTGTTTGAGCAATTGGAGATCACTGCATCTAATCCATAGGTATCGTGATAGGCTCTTACAAAATGGTCGGAGCTGGCTTTTGAAGCGGAGTAGGGGCTGTGTGGGTCGTAAGCGGTTGTTTCTGTAAACATCCCTGTTTCTCCTAACGTTCCGTATACTTCGTCTGTTGAAACATGATAAAAACGGTGAGCAGCATAGTTATCTTTCCAGTTTTGCTTCGCTGCATTTAAAAGGTTAACAGTGCCGATGACATTGGTCATAACAAACTCTAACGGATTGGAAATGCTTCTGTCTACATGACTTTCAGCTGCCAAATGGATTACTCCATCAAAATTATGAAGTGTGAAAAGTTCATTAATAAAAGTAGCATCCGTGATATCACCCTTTACAAAAGTGTAATTTGATTTCGTTTCAACATCTTTCAAATTGTTAAGATTCCCTGCATAGGTAAGTTTATCCAGGTTAACAATTTGATAGTTGGGGTATTTGTTTACGAACAGACGTACAACGTGTGAACCAATAAATCCGGCACCACCTGTAATTAAAATTTTTTTATTCATTGTTATTTGTTTTAAGGACTACCACTTTCATTTTTTTAGAAGTCACATGCATAATTCGCCATTTTACAGAACGGGTATTCCCAATAATGGTAATCAAATCATTGTGTAAGATCCATTTCTCATCACTGTATCGAATCGGGTTTGTTTCACTGCTGCAGAGTACGTTGTGATATTCGGAAAAATGATTATTTGCTGTAAATTCCACGCCTGCTAACGCACCAGACCATTGATATAGTTTATCAGAATAGTTAATTTTTGTGAAAACTAATGTATCATTCTCTTTCATGTCGAATAAATCAACCTCACACGTCCAATGCCCGATAACCTTTTTGCTTCCAATGGGTCCAAAGGAGAAAAAGAATGTCGAAATGACTGCTATGAAAAAAAGATGTCTCAACTTACAAACTCCAATAAGATAGGTTTTTGATCTTTCCTTTTAGAATTCCTTTTACATCTACCAAGATTCCACCTTCAGAAAGGATGGTTTTGTAATAGGCTTCATCTAAACCGATATATTCTTTGTGATTAACTGCTACAACAACCGCATCGTATCCTTTGCCAATAGATTTTACTAACTCAAAACCATATTCGTGTTTTAATTCATCAGAATCAGCGTAGGGATCAACAACATCCACCTGAACACCGAATGATTTAAATTCTTTGATTACGTCAGATACTTTAGAGTTGCGGACATCACTTACATTTTCTTTAAATGTAGCGCCCATAACAAGTACGCGAGATTCAGTTAGGTTCTTTTTAGCAGCAATAATTTTCTTTACAGTTTGTTTTGCTACATAAAAACCCATTGAGTCGTTTACATATCGTCCTGAGTTAATCACTCTGGCGTGGTAACCTAATTCTTCAGCTTTATAAGTTAAATAATATGGATCCACACCGATGCAATGTCCACCAACTAATCCGGGTGAAAACTTTAAGAAATTCCATTTGGTGCCGGCCGCTTCTAACACATCATAGGTGTTTATTCCGATACGACTGAAAATAATGGATAATTCATTCATCAAAGCAATATTTACATCGCGTTGTGTGTTTTCAATAATTTTTGCTGCTTCCGCTACTTTAATGGACGAAGCTTTGTGAACACCTGGCTCAACAATAATTTTATAGGTTTCTGCAATAACTTCTAATGATTCTTCATCACAACCTGACACTACTTTTAAAATTTTTGTAATGGTATGTTCTTTATCACCGGGGTTAATACGTTCCGGAGAGTAGCCTACTTTAAAATCAGATTTGAATTTCAAGCCTGAAACTTCTTCTAATACTGGTATACAATCTTCTTCAGTACAACCTGGATAAACAGTAGATTCATAAACAACATAGTCGCCTTTTTTTAATGCTTTACCAACAGAGCGAGATGCTCCAATAAGTGGTTTTAAATCCGGCAGGTTGTGCTCGTCAATAGGAGTAGGGACAGCAACAATAAAAAAGTTAGCAGATTTTAAAACATCAATAGAGGCGGTAAATTCAATATCACATCCTTCAAAATCTTTCGATGTTAATTCTTGAGACGGATCGATGTTGTTTTGCATCATCTTTACACGTTCTTCATTGATATCGAAACCAATTACTTTTACTTTTTTTGCAAAAGCAAGGGCGATAGGTAATCCAACATACCCTAATCCGATAACTGCAATTTTTGCTTCTTTGTTTTTTAATTTTTGAATCATAAAGTGAAATTGATTTGTGATATTAAATGTGCTTTTTATTTCAATTTTTTATTTGGAAGTATTAATTAACTTTTTCTATCTGTATTTCTTAATGAATAAATGCGTTCGATAATATCCACTACTTTTAATCCTTCCATTGCATTTGTTGTTAATGTTGTTCTGCCTTTTAATGTATCGATTACATTGGATATAACTTGAGGGTGATTGTTTGCAGATCCTTTATAAGCACCGTAATCATTCGCTTCGTTTGTTGGATCAAGGTTTGGCATCGTGTAGTCTTTAATGTTGCACAATTCAATTTGATCCATATATTGTCCACCTACCTTTACACTTCCATTGCTTCCAATGATAGTGATGCTGCTTTCTAAATTTGTATTCCAAACAGCAGTTGAATAGTTGATACTTCCCATACCGCCATTTACAAAATTGAAATTTACAAAACCGCTATCTTCAAATTCAGTTAAGTTGGCGTGATTAAAATCATTGAATTTTGCTTGTATGTCTTTCATGTCACCAAACATCCAGTATAATAAGTCAATCCAATGCGAAAATTGAGTAAACAAGGTTCCACCATCTAACTCTTGTGTCCCTTTCCATCCTCCTTTTTTGTAATAGCGTTCATCCCGATTCCAATAGCAGTTCAATTGAACCATGTAAACGTCTCCGATTATTTTTTCGTCAACAATTTTTTTAAGCCAAACAGATGGTGGAGAAAAGCGATTTTGCATCACACAAAAAACGGTTTTGTTTACTTGTAAACCTTTGAAAATAATCGTTTCACAGTCCGCTTTGCTTAAAGCCATAGGCTTTTCACAAACAACATGTTTTCCGGCTTCCAAAGCAAGCATTGAATGTTTTGCATGTAAACCATTGGGTGTGCAAATGTTTACAACTTCTACTTCCGGATGAGCTGCTAATAATTCTTCTGGGGTAGAATAAAATTTTTCTTTTAAATCGGTCAAGCCTAATTTATCAATGGGAAGTGTATCGCATACAGCGATTAGCTCTGCTTCAGGGTTTCTGCGAACCATCTCCGCATGTCGCTTACCAATATGCCCTTGTCCGATTATTGCAAACTTAATTTTACTCATAGTTTTGTTACTTTACCATTCTCCAATTTATATTTTTCTTTGCTTTCTATGCATGCAGCAATTCCTTCTTTGTCAAATTGTAATCGATGTCCATATTCGCTAATCCATCCCATTTGTTTAGCCGGATTTCCGACCCATAAAGAGAAAGGCTGAATATTTTTAGTTACCACAGCTCCCGCATCGATAAAGGCGTATTCACCAATATCATGTCCACAAACAATTGTAGCATTTGCACCAATGGAAGCACCTTTACCCACGTGTGTTTTTGCATATTCGCTTTTACGATTAATTGCACTTCGCGGATTAATGACATTTGTAAACACCATCGATGGGCCTAAAAAAACATCGTCATCACAAGTAACTCCGGTGTAAATGGATACATTGTTTTGAACTTTTACATTCTTGCCCAACACCACTTCAGGAGAGATCACTACATTTTGACCAATGTTGCAATTTTCACCCAAGGTACAATTGGGCATAATATGAGAGAAATGCCATATTTTGGTTCCTTTCCCTATTTTACAACCTTCGTCAATAATGGCTGTTTCGTGATTATAATATTCTTTACTCATTAATTAAAGCTTCTGTGTTCTGTTTTGTTTAGTTCTTCGGGCGACAATGATTTGAAATAGTCGTATGTTATTTTAAGGCCTTCTGCTCGTCCAACTTTTGGTTCCCATCCTAATATCTCTTTCGCTTTTGTTATGTCTGGTTTACGTTGTTTCGGATCATCTTGCGGCAATGGTTTGGAAACGAGTTTTTGTTTGGTACCAGTTAATTTTATAATCTCTTCTCCAAATTCTTTAATAGTTATTTCACTTGGATTTCCAATATTAACAGGATATACATAATCACTCATCAATAATCGGTAGATGCCTTCAACTAAATCATCGACATAGCAGAATGAACGTGTTTGTGAACCATCACCAAACATGGTTAAATCTTCACCACGCAATGCTTGTCCGATAAAT
This window of the Bacteroidota bacterium genome carries:
- a CDS encoding Ppx/GppA family phosphatase; this encodes MKIAVIDLGTNTFNLLIVNVNADHSYSTIFQTKISVKLAEGGINKGYIADVPFQRGQDAFKTHFETTQQYKADKIYAFATSAIRGASNGDAFVQKIKQETGIDIQVISGDREAELIYYGVRSAVKMTNEAVLIIDIGGGSTEFIIANKEQVFWKQSFLLGAARLLELFPPSDPITDKEIAVFVDHLTKELQPLYEAIKKYPVKELLGSSGSFDSLAEMIAHRFYTPGVLANKTEFTFNLEECELIYNDILKSTNAQRLQMKGLVAMRVDMIVVSSIIVNFVIRSFEIEKMRLSTYSLKEGVIHEVLNGKL
- a CDS encoding sigma-54-dependent Fis family transcriptional regulator, with the translated sequence MAKILIIDDEKSIRKTLREILEYEKYQVDEAPDGAEGIAMVQKEKYDIVLCDIKMPKMDGIEVLDKIMQLSADIPVVMISGHGNIETAVEAVKKGAFDFIAKPLDLNRLLVTIRNAMDKSTLVTETKVLKKKVSKTFDMVGESKAIQQIQEMIERVAPTDARVLVTGGNGSGKELVARWLHEKSNRANAPLIEVNCAAIPSELIESELFGHEKGAFTSAISQRKGKFEQAEGGTLFMDEIGDMSLSAQAKVLRALQENKITRVGGEKEIKVNVRVVAATNKDLQKEIAAGNFREDLYHRLSVILIHVPSLNERKEDIPLLAEHFLKMICEDHGMPSKSFTKDAIKELQKINWTGNIREFRNVVERLIILCDKTITDKDVIAYARPLKG
- a CDS encoding glutaminyl-peptide cyclotransferase, giving the protein MKNVFYLFVFVLFIQACSSDPKPIETETIPQKTEELVGSINYDVIGKLPHDLSAYTEGLLFHNNQLFESTGAPENLPQIKTVVGILDTVKGKIDAKIDLGRTYFGEGIVILNDKIYQLTYKDQIGFVYDAKTYKQLSRFTYKNKEGWGMTTDGTSIIMSDGTNILTYIDPNTLQPTKTINVTNAGYAEDNINELEYVDGYIYANIWMKNYIVKIDVKTGKVVGVMDCAQLTDEARRLNPEADVLNGIAYDATTKRMFITGKMFPNVYVLKLR
- a CDS encoding capsular biosynthesis protein — encoded protein: MGLFNIFRKKPKRLSTPVDLSVLGTDIHSHFIPGIDDGAKTMNDSLQMIAEMQQLGYKKIITSPHTMSDYYRNTSEIILSGRDQVKQELTKAEINIEFDAVSEYYLDYDLEKKLDDGPLLTFGNKHLLFEISYMNPPDNLFHLIFKMQLQGYKPVLAHPERYNFWHKEFDKYEAFIDKGVLLQMNINSLTGYYSLGTKIVAEQMIDKNMISFVGTDCHHMGHINLLKQVVYEPHLEKLINSGTLLNKTL
- a CDS encoding SDR family oxidoreductase; translation: MYTAPFHTIDLSNKAFLVTGGAGFIGSNLVEYLLKYNAMKVVVLDNLATGFEENIKPYLSLPNFQFINGDICNLEDCHKACIGIDYVFHEAALGSVPRSIKNPIATHNVNATGFINILIAARDAKVKRVVYASSSSVYGDSKILPKVENQIGKQLSPYAVSKMTNELYGEIFAKTYNMEIIGLRYFNIFGPRQNPQGEYAAAIPLFINALLNNTPPAINGDGEQTRDFTFVSNAVQANIKAMLEQNVKTDGTVFNIAVGERVSLNQLIDILKKLIGTTIQQTYRADRPGDVRDSLADITKAQNALHYQPKVKIEEGLKYTLAWFKAKQAD
- the rfbB gene encoding dTDP-glucose 4,6-dehydratase, producing the protein MNKKILITGGAGFIGSHVVRLFVNKYPNYQIVNLDKLTYAGNLNNLKDVETKSNYTFVKGDITDATFINELFTLHNFDGVIHLAAESHVDRSISNPLEFVMTNVIGTVNLLNAAKQNWKDNYAAHRFYHVSTDEVYGTLGETGMFTETTAYDPHSPYSASKASSDHFVRAYHDTYGLDAVISNCSNNYGSHHFPEKLIPLSIHNIKNNKSIPIYGKGENIRDWLWVEDHARAIDVIYHTAKTGTTYNIGGHNEWTNIDLIHLLCKIMDKKLNRVEGESAKLITFVKDRAGHDLRYAIDSTKLQKELGWVPSLQFEEGLEKTVDWYLSNEEWLNNVTSGDYKKYYEQQYTKR
- a CDS encoding nucleotide sugar dehydrogenase; this encodes MIQKLKNKEAKIAVIGLGYVGLPIALAFAKKVKVIGFDINEERVKMMQNNIDPSQELTSKDFEGCDIEFTASIDVLKSANFFIVAVPTPIDEHNLPDLKPLIGASRSVGKALKKGDYVVYESTVYPGCTEEDCIPVLEEVSGLKFKSDFKVGYSPERINPGDKEHTITKILKVVSGCDEESLEVIAETYKIIVEPGVHKASSIKVAEAAKIIENTQRDVNIALMNELSIIFSRIGINTYDVLEAAGTKWNFLKFSPGLVGGHCIGVDPYYLTYKAEELGYHARVINSGRYVNDSMGFYVAKQTVKKIIAAKKNLTESRVLVMGATFKENVSDVRNSKVSDVIKEFKSFGVQVDVVDPYADSDELKHEYGFELVKSIGKGYDAVVVAVNHKEYIGLDEAYYKTILSEGGILVDVKGILKGKIKNLSYWSL
- a CDS encoding Gfo/Idh/MocA family oxidoreductase, whose amino-acid sequence is MSKIKFAIIGQGHIGKRHAEMVRRNPEAELIAVCDTLPIDKLGLTDLKEKFYSTPEELLAAHPEVEVVNICTPNGLHAKHSMLALEAGKHVVCEKPMALSKADCETIIFKGLQVNKTVFCVMQNRFSPPSVWLKKIVDEKIIGDVYMVQLNCYWNRDERYYKKGGWKGTQELDGGTLFTQFSHWIDLLYWMFGDMKDIQAKFNDFNHANLTEFEDSGFVNFNFVNGGMGSINYSTAVWNTNLESSITIIGSNGSVKVGGQYMDQIELCNIKDYTMPNLDPTNEANDYGAYKGSANNHPQVISNVIDTLKGRTTLTTNAMEGLKVVDIIERIYSLRNTDRKS
- a CDS encoding N-acetyltransferase — protein: MSKEYYNHETAIIDEGCKIGKGTKIWHFSHIMPNCTLGENCNIGQNVVISPEVVLGKNVKVQNNVSIYTGVTCDDDVFLGPSMVFTNVINPRSAINRKSEYAKTHVGKGASIGANATIVCGHDIGEYAFIDAGAVVTKNIQPFSLWVGNPAKQMGWISEYGHRLQFDKEGIAACIESKEKYKLENGKVTKL